In Gemmatimonadota bacterium, the genomic window GGGCCTCAGCATCCCTCTACACACGGCGTCATGCGCATCAAACTGCACCTGGATGGCGAACGGATAATTTCAGCAGAACCCATCATCGGGTATGGGCATCGCGCACACGAAAAAATGGCCGAAAACCGCGACTACATCCAGTTCTTGCCCAATCCCAGTCGCGTAGATTACCTCGGCGGCATGATCTACAACATAGGCTATTGTCAAGCCGTAGAACGCGCGATGGACATCGAAGTGCCTGAACGCGCCGAATACATCCGCATCATCTGCAATGAGCTCAACCGCATCTCCAGCCACCTGCTCTGGCTGGGCACCTTCTTGATGGACCTGGGCGCATTTACCCCATTTCTCTACGCCTTTGACGACCGCGAAAAAATCCTCGACATCCTGGACCGCATCACCGGATCGCGCCTCACCTATTGCTACGCGCGATTTGGCGGCGTCATTCTCGACATCGACGATATATTCCTCGACAACGTCTCCAACTTTTGCACCTACTTTGTCGAACGCTTAAAAGAATACGAAAAACTCGTCATCGGCAACGTCATCTTCCGCGAACGCACCATCGGCGTCGGTATCTTCGCCCCCGACCTCGTTCAAAAATACGCCATAACAGGTCCCTGTCTGCGC contains:
- a CDS encoding NADH-quinone oxidoreductase subunit D encodes the protein MNSRFEVEQDPKSRDTYYLNMGPQHPSTHGVMRIKLHLDGERIISAEPIIGYGHRAHEKMAENRDYIQFLPNPSRVDYLGGMIYNIGYCQAVERAMDIEVPERAEYIRIICNELNRISSHLLWLGTFLMDLGAFTPFLYAFDDREKILDILDRITGSRLTYCYARFGGVILDIDDIFLDNVSNFCTYFVERLKEYEKLVIGNVIFRERTIGVGIFAPDLVQKYAITGPCLRAMGHKHDVRKDEPYGIYDRFDFDVPTQTEGDCFARTLVRMEEMRQSIRIVEQAVSDVPDGLFLAARVPRRIRPPEGDYYFCVESPRGNFGMYIASDGSDIPFRLKLRTPSFSHISTMPAVMAGTMLADAVAILGSIDIVVPEIDR